ccaacagttcccacatcATCTAAATTATTACAattcattacatatcatttagttgatgcttttatccaaagcgacttagaATAAGTACagtcaaccatgagggtacaacaGCAAGAATCAAGTACATTTAGTCTTCAAAAAGCCAAATTACAAAGTGCTAAATGTGTAGACAACCTCATACATAGAGATGAATGGCTGTATGCTGTTGCTTCAAGAGCTGTTAATACAAACAATTCATCAGTTTCTGCTCAGGCAGCCTCTCAATTTTGAAAAGTTATTTTACACGTGACTTTTGCTACACTTCTGCCGTGGCAGATCTGCAAATGCGTGCCGCGATCTGCAAATATGTGTGGAGATTTGTGTGTGATTTCAGGAGCTGCAGCCTTCACACCACTCTGATACACACAGACGTATTGTGACTCACATTTTTCGAAAGTTTTGCTACAATAATGGCCCCATAGTGGAGCAGAAACTGTATGCTTTGTACAATAATTATATCAAATCACTAGGCAACCAGTGTAACAAGGAGACATACCAAATTGGTCATGCAAAGAGTTGAGGCTTGTTTCAGATCAGACATTTTTGCAGATAGTGGGATGGGTAGGTGCTGTCTTGATAAAACCTTTTTGAGATTTGTTGTATTTCCACAGTATTTCACTTCCATTTGGAACttcttgtgtatgtgtttttattttgtctagCTCTTTAAATCGGAACTTCAGACATCTTGTCGCACATGCTCCTGGCACACTAGACTAAAAGGGTTAAAGGGTCACATATCCACAGTGAAATGCATCTCTGGATTTTTTGAATTAATAATAGAAATCAGATCGATTTAAATCTGATTTTATTCAGCCCCATCAATGTATAGGCTACTATAGTCGCCTGTTTACGGTTGTTAGTACCCTGTTTATAGACTGCCTGAAGCCCATGAGACCCAATCAACAGTTTTCTCTATGGACTGGTGTAGGCTAATGTTTATGGGCCGAAAGTCACATAATTAGTTAAACTAATGATGGCTGGATTCCATTAATTCCATGAAGCTGCTGATGAGCACTCTTACTCACTGGCATGTCTTACTCTGGAACACTTAAAATTGGAGCAAGCCATACATTATTATTTGTCAGATAAAGGCCAATTGCTTTTTGGAAGGGATGTCTGATTTGGGTTTAAAAAGTGATCTACCTTTTTAGCATTGCAGTATGACAAATGGACCAAAAAAATGGATGCAGCTAAATTtgaagtatatatttttttaattaacagaTATCCTTTTCATCAAAAGTGGGTCTGctacttttttgtcttttcaactTGTCGTCTACAGCCTGAACTAATGCTGACTCAATTGAGGTGACTTGAGGACATTTATCAGACTTCACTCAGTTCCCTCTAGAGCCACAAAGTGTGTGAAGTAGAACTCCCCAACTGCTGTAAACACACTTTGATGTAACCTTGAGGGTTGGATTTTTCCTTTAAGGCGACATGTACAGATTTTTGATCAATTGTTGCCATAGAAAAACTTTGACAGTCTGTCCTCATTAAATAAGCAGTGATTTGGCCAAGCAAACAGCTGTCTAACTTTAACACTGAGAACATTACACCTAGACTTGTGCCCTTCATAAGCCTTACAACGGTTCACCCAAGGTGCTGCAGGTTCATTTGCACTATGAGAGGTATAATGAACACTCCTTTGTTCACTCTGGAACAAGTGGGACACATGCAAGTGTAAATTAGGGATGCATTGCATGATGCTGCTTGTTTTTTGGTGCCATTTCTGAGCAAGTGCTGCCTCTGAAATGTATTTCATTCCATTCATTGTCACCCTTATGCAGCGTATTCTCTGAAAGTGTCAGTCTGAGCTGTAAAGAGTTATTTTCAATAAGACGCCTGAGTCTCTGACTCACCTGCAGAAGCTTTTAGTCTAGTTACACTACCTGTCTGACCTACATAGCACCTAGTATTCTCACTGCAAGAGATCTGGTGCTGTGACATTTGAATGTTCTCTTGCAAACTAAGGAAATCACATCTTATACCTTCTTGTTCTTATGAAGAAGAGTATTGGTTCAGGATTCATTTTATGTAACCATGTATACAGTTCCCACAAGGTCAACCAAAGATGTTTATAAACCTGATATCGGTAATTTTGAAATAATTCAGCAACTTTGCTGTCCTCCACCAGAATGTGGGTGTTGAAACCAGCTGGTCAGTGCGTGGGATGCCTTGTTTACTGTTTCTTTATGCTGcctcaaaaaacacacacttgggAGTTTTCTTCAGTATCTCTACTCAGTCATCTTTAATCTTCATTTGGCTTGTCCTTCTAAACATCAGTTTATCTGTGAAAATTATGCATAAATGCCATAAAGTAATGAAGCAGGTAGAGCCATTCACATGTGCTCTAATGCTGTAATATTGTCATGTAACACCGTCAGACAGTGATATTTGCTGGCATAACGTGTTAATCACTAATTAGAGTATGTTAAAACGCTGCCAGGTTCACATGATGCCACAGCCCTTAGTTAATCCCTGGGTAATTAACTATGCAAAGAAAACTTAAAGCAAAGCAAATTTCAAGGTAATAcatgtgtcatttttatttactgCTGGGAATGATGTAACTCCCTCCCCAAATAGGAGAATCTACATTTGGTCTTTCTTGCAGCAGGATGATCTGACTTATATTACAGAAGAGGTTGTGATATGTAATGTGGTGCTGTGCAACAGGAACACATTGTTGTCCATGGCTTTGACATTAATAATGCATGGTTGATTAGTGAACACTGAAGACCAGGACAGTTTCAAATGATGTTGTTATTCAGAAGtcattgcatttatttatatttctcccCCAGGAAATGTTAACTGTAACGCAAACCTGAACTGTAAAATCTATTcgatataatgttttttttgtcttcacagATCTTAATGTTGAGAAGACAGAAGAGTCCTATCTTCCACTGATTCCACTGGTTGACTGGCTGACTGCTTTATAATGGGATGCTTTAGGTCAGCATGCCAGCGGACGTCCTCCACAGCCAATGGCATATCACATCTAAATTGCCTTTTGCCACCATTTTGCATTTGATGGTATCATTCTTCTGTCAAGCAGTAACACTTTAGTAACTCAAGTGAAAATTATGACACGTGACCATCAGATGAAGTGGATACAATTTTAAGGAATTCACCAACAGTAAGTGGTTCCACTTGTCTACCTAAGGCTGTCCTCCCATTTTATGGAGACCTTGCATAGTCGCCTGACGACTGGGGAGCAGTCCGGAGGTCAAGAACATTGTCAACCTGAGTCTCCTCACCGTGACCTGCAGCCTAAGTCTCCCTCCCAGCCCAAACAGCAGACAAGCTCCCCAAAGCCCCATGGCATGCAAAAGCAACCCAAACAGTCCAGAAGACAGCATCCTGAACGCAAGCGTCTCAGGCATCAGCGGCAAAGCACTTACTCAGATACAGTGCCGGAACACAAAAATgaagcaacaacagaaacaaaaggaacCACAGTTCCTTGTGAAAATATAGCAGTTGACCCAACCCAATCTAAAGCAGAAAGTCAAGAAAGCACCCAAAAACAGAAACGAGAGCGTAAGCCTCAGAGACCAGGAAAATATGTCTGCACTTACTGTGGCCGGGCATGTGCAAAACCTAGTGTCCTACAGAAACACATTCGCTCCCACACAGGAGAAAGACCCTACCCCTGTGCCCCATGTGGCTTCTCTTTTAAAACCAAGAGTAACCTGTACAAACACCGCAAATCACATACCCACAGGGTGAAGGCAGGTCTGGCACTTGGGGAGCCAAGAAATCTCGAGGAGCAAGGCACCGAGTCAGAAGATGAAACCAGACATCTatcatccacttcctcccttaCTGAAAGACAAAGCAGTGTAACCTTGATGAAGAGTCATGAAACAGACAAGGCCAAAGATTGTACTGCAGGAAGTGATGACTCCTATGCAGTAAAAAGGAGATTAGCTCTGCGTCTAAGTAGAGGAAAGCATACTCCTCAAGATTCATCGGATGAGAAGAATTCATCTCTTATTTCAAGCAGTAAAGGCAGTACAGAATCAGGCTATTTCTCTCGCTCTGAAAGTACTGAGCAGGCACAGGACAGTCCTCCCAACACAAGTGCCAAAAGCTATGCAGAGATCATCCTTGGCAAATATGGACGTCTCGGACACCTACAGAGGATGTCTCGTCATCATAACCAGCAGCCCTCAGATCAGCAGGAAAAAAGCATCCCATTTATGGTGCCCAAGAAGCAGGTCATTGACCATATTACCAAACTCATCACCATCAATGAGGCAGTGGTGGACACTAGTAAAATTGATAGTGTTAAACCAAGGAGATTCTCGCTCTCTAGAAAGAATAGTTCAGAGACTCAGAAGGCTTCATCTATTAAAGAACAACTTATTCATAGCCCTAAAGCTGGAGATCCCGTCTATAAAAACAGTGGCTCCATCACCATGGGAGTCCCATGTGAAAAATTTCATCATCAGTCCTTGGACCAGCCACCTGGCCAAACATCCACCGCTCCTCTGGTGAGAAGTCACTCAATGCCATCTGCAGCTACTTCATGTGATGCCTCCAGTGGTGGCTCCAGTAAATTCCGCCAAAGTCAGTCCTTTGATGAAAGGCAGCCTTCTGAAATACGGGCGGCCCGGCGTTATGGGATGCTAAGACGCCAGCCTGCTATTGAAATTCCACTTGGTGCTGAACTTACAAAAGAGGACCATGAGGGTTCTCACTCATTTTACCCTGACAGCATAACCACTACACCTGACCACAAGCAAAGTCAACCTCAGCCATATGAGTGCGAGGCCTGTGGCACTGGGTGCAAAGATTGGGAAGGTtataagaaacacaagcaaagccTGTGCTTAGCACATCATCCCAGAAATGAGGTGGTAATTAGTCAAGTGGCGTTCTCACAGTTAATAAACCATGCAGTCAGAGTAGGAGCTTCAACTGTGCgcaagagaaggaaagaggagagttTGGAACTTGATgacccttcctctccttcattaCCCTCTCCTGCCCTCTTGTCAGGACAGTTCAAAGACGACAGCAGTGTAGCTTATGAGGGCCCCAGAAGACCTACTTTGCAAACCTGTTCAGTAATCCAGCATACTAGTTCATTTGAAAAACAAGAATCTTTGTGCAATGAGAATCAAAGCCCTGAGGTAACAAAAGACTCTCCACCTCATGAAGAATGTCAGCTGCCGCCTCAGAAACAACCCCAACAACAGTCAACAAAACTGTCCACACGAAAGCTGGTCCGGCAACACAGTGTGCAAGTTCCAGAAATACTGGTGACAAAGGATTCCAACATGAGTACGGTGACCTCTGTAGAGCCTGCCCCCACAGCAAAACCTCCGGAGAAGCCTGATGAATTTCAGTGGCCACAGAGAAGCTCCTCTCTGGCCCAGCTCCCTATAGAAAAACTTCCCCCAAAGAAAAAGCGCTTGCGTCTTGCTGCGGTTGCCCAGTCCTCAGGAGAATCCAGTTTTGACTCAATATCTCTTCCCCGTAGCCCTGGTCAAGAGAGTAGTGCTTCCTATGCATCCAGTCGTTCCACATCCTTTGAGGAGTCAAATAGACCAGACATGGAGACAGCAACATCATCACCACTGAGGAGATCCAGAGCTTCTCACATGCTCACGGTGCCTGGAGTGCATCAGCAAAGAGAGATGAGGCGTTCAGCATCTGAGCAGGCACCTCATGACCCCCAACCAAGTATCCTATTGGCTGAGACCCGCAGCAAGTCTTTTGACTATAGCTGTCTGTCCCCTGAGCGCACTGCAGTTGGCTGGAGGGAAAGAAGAAAGTGTCTCCTAATGAGACACACTGCTATCAGAGAtccagatgaggaggaggaggaccagtgCAACATACCAAGCCGTAGTCCTGAACGTGTCACAAGTAGCACATCTGCTCAAGCAAACCCAacctctttgtgcagcagtagGCCGCCTCCTTCTCCTGTGTCAGGTGACACACTCTTGCGTTATCCAGTTCCTCAGTGGAAACTTGGTCAAAATATTCAGTTAACAGGTGGCACAGAACTCTTATATAGTCCCGACCCTTCTGTAAATACTTTAAAAGAGGAGACCTCACACATCCATTCAGGACAGCCCCCTCCTCAAGCACCACAGCCCTATCTCACACATGGACCATCAGGGGCAGCCAGAGCTTGCTACCTCCCCATGTCTACAGGGCTGAAGCTAGAGATTCCCTCACAGCATGACAATTACTCAGACACTAGAGTAAGTCTCTCCTACAGTCAACACTCTGCTCCTCACATCACTTCCAGCCTGGAATTACTGAGGCCGGTGGCATCTCCTTCAGTAGCAGTGCGCCTCCAAACAGACACCCTCTCCCAAGCATGTGCCATATACACTACATTGTCTCAGTCTACATCTCTGAGGCCCCAGAAGACAGTTGATGCAGTTTCACACCATGCAGGTATTCCAGCAGCTGAGTACAGAAACCACAGGGACACAAGTCCAGATTATCAGTTGTGGTCTGATGATGGTCTAAGGTTATCAGGCTCAGGGGGCAACAAGCGCATGCTTTCTCCTTCAA
This is a stretch of genomic DNA from Limanda limanda chromosome 19, fLimLim1.1, whole genome shotgun sequence. It encodes these proteins:
- the hivep3a gene encoding transcription factor HIVEP3, with translation METLHSRLTTGEQSGGQEHCQPESPHRDLQPKSPSQPKQQTSSPKPHGMQKQPKQSRRQHPERKRLRHQRQSTYSDTVPEHKNEATTETKGTTVPCENIAVDPTQSKAESQESTQKQKRERKPQRPGKYVCTYCGRACAKPSVLQKHIRSHTGERPYPCAPCGFSFKTKSNLYKHRKSHTHRVKAGLALGEPRNLEEQGTESEDETRHLSSTSSLTERQSSVTLMKSHETDKAKDCTAGSDDSYAVKRRLALRLSRGKHTPQDSSDEKNSSLISSSKGSTESGYFSRSESTEQAQDSPPNTSAKSYAEIILGKYGRLGHLQRMSRHHNQQPSDQQEKSIPFMVPKKQVIDHITKLITINEAVVDTSKIDSVKPRRFSLSRKNSSETQKASSIKEQLIHSPKAGDPVYKNSGSITMGVPCEKFHHQSLDQPPGQTSTAPLVRSHSMPSAATSCDASSGGSSKFRQSQSFDERQPSEIRAARRYGMLRRQPAIEIPLGAELTKEDHEGSHSFYPDSITTTPDHKQSQPQPYECEACGTGCKDWEGYKKHKQSLCLAHHPRNEVVISQVAFSQLINHAVRVGASTVRKRRKEESLELDDPSSPSLPSPALLSGQFKDDSSVAYEGPRRPTLQTCSVIQHTSSFEKQESLCNENQSPEVTKDSPPHEECQLPPQKQPQQQSTKLSTRKLVRQHSVQVPEILVTKDSNMSTVTSVEPAPTAKPPEKPDEFQWPQRSSSLAQLPIEKLPPKKKRLRLAAVAQSSGESSFDSISLPRSPGQESSASYASSRSTSFEESNRPDMETATSSPLRRSRASHMLTVPGVHQQREMRRSASEQAPHDPQPSILLAETRSKSFDYSCLSPERTAVGWRERRKCLLMRHTAIRDPDEEEEDQCNIPSRSPERVTSSTSAQANPTSLCSSRPPPSPVSGDTLLRYPVPQWKLGQNIQLTGGTELLYSPDPSVNTLKEETSHIHSGQPPPQAPQPYLTHGPSGAARACYLPMSTGLKLEIPSQHDNYSDTRVSLSYSQHSAPHITSSLELLRPVASPSVAVRLQTDTLSQACAIYTTLSQSTSLRPQKTVDAVSHHAGIPAAEYRNHRDTSPDYQLWSDDGLRLSGSGGNKRMLSPSNSMELPPESQQQQKRVKEEEEAREMACVDKASVDPFGRELKQNNQPCPPGVCSPITQAGPSFPSLLSSTCHSWCYLNYIKPNPSTLDEQKPSVYSSWSTSSYNPNPPGLSSKTALSLLHCKQRLSPSIYTISTMSVRTTESMEQEDNKRLCSPEVYNSESYGGDHEGTGKGQLSAGDIRSDRDEVKEEQKKKVEEVQSCSRNKEPPKVWISEEGSNEKYGPMRGGVGGKCQCEDCGFPLKNASVLQKCTKSPPCNCSECHIAFKAKGNLTEHLRTKPCGKETCCYTDDKVKGVCEDRPLHPEKQKYPSDLAKGGHDEDNNAKDKDGRLEDNWPKASQSIEPEPSPSILLPPKDSAQRSSARARRGLFARRCLDSSVSPSPPRSPSPMPYPSSSLSPSSCLVSTSPLRPVSPVRGLSPVMVQPHRTYSCGPLGSLADISIKHQTSLHPWDRPSTARLLVDEVGLTHIAPHPPRLQGAYNLLSHLPLHSQQPSRAPSLLIPIGGIHMIQPRSPLPLYRLVCSPTATPADPTGTGSSWRQSGAVKGRFSLLQRQDTLQKMSPDSGASPADPLESGEMPRRSRLDSLSQRKSRRFVQQLLSPSTEVRPAEVNTDAHVTERCVYPETTQAQKKTPSSQTQV